One part of the Equus asinus isolate D_3611 breed Donkey chromosome 30, EquAss-T2T_v2, whole genome shotgun sequence genome encodes these proteins:
- the FAM177B gene encoding protein FAM177B, translating into MEKDGLQQLELEKSGSSKRTTPKRIIHFVDGDILEEYSTDEEEEEEKEEQKMNSMLDPSKLSWGPYLRFLAGRIASTSFSTCEFLGGRLATFFGLTQPKYQYMLNEYYRRQNKEGDKENEGNGSKAQPAKVPNEKCHLETRGLDYGTTRQEIAEATPQCSATSREGLAAGSSS; encoded by the exons atggaaAAAGACGGTTTACAGCAGTTAGAACTGGAGAAGAGTGGATCTTCCAAAAGAACTACTCCCAAAagaattattcattttgttgatggagACATCCTGGAAGAATATAGCacagatgaggaggaagaggaagaaaaagaggaacagaaaATGAATTCAATGCTTGACCCT tctaaaCTTTCATGGGGGCCCTACCTACGGTTTTTGGCAGGGCGAATAGCAAGCACCTCATTTTCTA CGTGTGAATTCCTTGGTGGAAGATTAGCTACCTTCTTTGGTCTTACTCAACCCAAATATCAATATATGTTAAACGAGTATTATAGAAGACAAAATAAG GAAGGTGACAAGGAAAATGAAGGGAATGGATCAAAGGCTCAGCCAGCCAAGGTTCCTAATGAAAAGTGTCACCTGGAGACTAGGGGCCTAGACTATGGAACCACACGACAGGAAATTGCAGAGGCCACTCCTCAGTGCAGCGCCACCTCCAGGGAGGGCCTGGCAGCAGGTTCCAGCTCATAA